TAGAGTTTTCAATACCACCAAATATGATCAGGAGAACACCTATCTAAAATTTCACCCAGAAAGAATTTGGAAGGTGTATAATTACATATAATATTGGAAATAAGCTAATAATTTACTAATATATTTTTGTCTAGACCGCAACCTCCTTGATAAAGTAATACCCACAGGACATGCATTTCACTTTTCACTCCTCTGGTCAAACCAGCATCATATGCAGAGGAATCAGCTCCCTTCTAAAACCAGGAACTAGGGCCATAACAAGAACTATAAGTTCCTAGGAGACCTGACTAATGTCGTGATGTCAAGATAATCCTTATACTTCCCAAGAACTACAAATTGTCCGTGTCAGCAGCTTTGAAGCTGATCTACATCACTGTAAGACAAATAGAATGGAAACCCTCGAGAATCGAACAGAAGAATGATGCTCGTATTAAGAACCTTATACGGTCCACATTGAGTTTACAGTGTTACCTTATTTGCTTCCCCACCCCTACGATCCTTGAATGCGTTTGAACATTCCAATTCGGGGTTCCTTGGCATATAAATTTGTGGTACTCAGCTGGAACGCCCAACACGCAAACCAAGCCCTTAGATGTCGCCTCCTAACTCTGATTGGAAGAACAATTGGAAGGAGGGAACTTCAATATATGGAAGTTTTTTGATCTAGGGTtaaataaaccctagatctcTTAATCAAGAGCAAAACTGACCTTATTTCTGATTGAAATATAGGGGCTTCTGTTAAAGGAGAGTCAAACACAGTTGTCTGATACTCTTAGTAGTGATCTGATCATCTTTCTCCAGTCATGCTGAGGCTTGGACGCTTGGCGTCTTAAGTTTCTGATGTCTCGGCCTTGTTCCAAAATTCTAGTGCTTGGAACTCGtattcttttcttctctttttgtATTCGGAGTGAGAAGATGGTGGGATTCCATTCTGTATCCatttctcattttcttttaTTCTATTTTCCTTTTTCACTTTTTGGAGTCTGAACAATGTAAAGCATTTCACATGAAAAGAGATAAACTTTTGCTCCTTTGACTTCAAATTTGTAATTATCAaccaattttttcaaattttcttCACCACTCAAGAAAGACGATAAATTATCTAAAGAGTTAACCTTATTCTTCTAGGAATAATACAACCAGTTAGCAAACCAAATGAATCATTATGACCAATTATTATCCAAAAACAATCCACACCACAGACATGACTAGCATATTGTGTTACATACTGCTTGTTCCACTACAAGTCCAAAACCAGGTAATGCTCTTATGAATAACTATAATTAAAGATCCAACGCACAATGATGAACTACAAAACAAAGACCACCATGCTCTTTTAAATGCATTTACGAGATATTCAATCGCACACTTGTTTAAGTTGTTTATATTTAAAAAAGATCTACTATCTGATTGCTATGAATAATAGTAAAGACAAAGTAAAGCTAGTAATTCAGACAAAAAAAAGTGTCATTCTTTACTACATTACCTATACAGCAACTAGAAGTACTGAGTTGATATGAATTTTTTAACAAGCATATCTATTAACAATGGCCAATACGTTATCCTAGATGACTATCCTGCATCTCACTGCAATCTGTCATAGACCTTCCAGGACACAAAAAGATCATACATGTGAAGATGGGATAGATGCTTCACTTCTGAAGATCAACTTGTATGCAACATTAAGTAGCTAAACACACTTTGCCTCAAAGACCTCACCCTCAAAATGACCAACggatattattcattaaatgtTTGAAACGATATGGCCCGGACACTCACAAGTATTCATACTAACACTTCCAACTTGAAATTTCAAGGACAATTATCATATGTGAATAAGATGTCAGTTACCCTATAAATCGCATTTTTATTCTACAAATTCTTAAGACAAATTTCAAAACCAGTTGTTACTCTGATTTAAAAAACAGAAGGCCTTATCTTTGCCTCTTAGAATTGCAATTGCCAACATATAGCTAGGTCCATCCCCCTTTCTGGTACTTGGAGAAAATGATGTGCATGCAAAAATATGTATGTGAATTCGAGCACATGCATGAAAGTGTGAACCGGTTTATGTATGAAAATGCAAAGATGAACACATGAATGTACGCATAAACAATGAACATAGAAGAAAAAAGGTATAACCTGGCATCGGCACAGTTAGCAGCTGTGAGATGAACACCAACACCATAAATGGACTTGATTTGATTAATTCCAAAATGCCCAAGTCCGTAAGTCATAATACCAGACGACGCTTCTTTGGTAGATGCAAGCCATGCATAGCAAACATTTGCATTACCACGAAACTTTTTCGTTATTTCAACCTGCTTCAAAAAAACCTCTAATCGACCTTGGCGCATAGCAGCTGAGTTGGGACATATTCCTAGAATATTTGGACCAGCGGCAGAATCCACGCCATTAAGAAATAATCCTTTCACAGCATCAGAATCCAAATCAAAGCTCATTTTCTCAATCTCAGTATCCAAATTTTTCTCGAGATGTTGATTTTCCCCAACATTTACATTCATCCTCACATCAGACACCTTATCGCAACTATCCTCAATTTCAGCATTTTGACCAACTTTTATTCGTTTGACAACAGGACTCGATTCTCCACAATATTCCACTAAGTTTGCATCCCCAACCCCATTTACTTGAATTTCAATCTGCAACTTTATCTCTCGACTGGCATGTATCCCATTTTTCCGAATCGCCGGAAGGGAATGTCCATGTTGATCATCAACGTAAATTTCCGGAAAAAAACAGCAGCCATCTTCATCAATCCAGGCAATTGGCTGCTCCAAAGAAGTTTTGAAATTGAACTGCACCATGTGCACAAAATCAAGCCTCAGATGGTAACACTTGAATTTCACTTCAACAACACCACCCTCTTTATACTCAAAATCTTCTTTCACCAATCCAACAAGTTCAAACTCATGATCTATCCATTCACCATTCTGGAAAAACATCAACCGTTTAGGCAGCCCACTTTTCATAAAATTTGCGTAATAGCGAAGCAAAGACCTACGAGAGGCAAGTTTACAGCTCCTGCACTTGGCCTTGCAGACATCAGGTTTTTTTCGCTTGCCAAGCTTAGAAGACTTCAAAGTAGAGAGCTGTGGAATGGCATTGCGAGCCAGATACGTAGCAAACCTGGCAGCTCTCTTCCTCTTCAAGTCAACGACAACTCTACGACCACTATCCAATACCTTTGCGTATTTTCCTTCCATTGGAATCTAGTGGATCAATCCCTGTAAACAACGCTAACCCCAAAAATTCACCGCAACCAAGGCCACAAAATTTTGACTCGTATTTACAGATCAAAAGCGCATCACAGATGCCATAATATACAAGTAGGCAGCCCTGTCAGAAACAGACTTTCAAACATTATGCTTGGCAAAGACAAAATCAAAACCTAGAACGATAAAATATGGTGAAAAGCCACAATATTAAAAGGACACCGAAGAAAGCATAGAAGTTACAAAGAAACAAAGACCAGCAATCGAAGTGGACAACAAATTAACCATTTAGCACATACCTGTGAGCAACTGAACTGGCGTCCATTTAATATAAGAAAATCTAGAAAGAAAAGAACTACCTACACACACAAAAATGAACAGGTTAAAGAAGAGAAGACGCAGGAAGCAAAAGTGCAGATGAACAGGCATTGATACTATAATGTCTCCTCGATCTAACCCAGGAAAAAGGGCCATGCCACCAGTACACATGTAAGTATCAAAGTTACTTCTCtacaaacaaaaacaatggGACATATGAACAGGCATTGACATTACAATAATATTTCCCCAATCTAACCCAGAAAAGGGACCATGCTACCAGTACACATGTGAGTATCAAAATTAACTCCCCACAAGTTGGCCAAATGACATCTACTCCTGTGTTTCAAAAACTATAAAAGAGGTCTTTTATGCATAATTTAGCAATCAGACTCTACCATGTTTCAAACGCTAATCTGAAAAAAGTCAAGAAAACATACTTCAAAAATGTCTAAAAATCAGCAATACCTATATGATACAATATGAACAGGTAAATTTCACAACTTCAGCGCCAGAAAATTACTGTCGTCCCATTGAAATCCCCCAGTAATTGATAGATTTGTTTGTTGATCAGCTACTTACCATTACCTGTCAAGTGCAAATCACATTGGATCAGAAGAACAGAGGGGGAGGGGGAAACCACATGCATTGCACAATTAATAATAGCCCAGAAAGTAAAGACCCGTACTAATCTTACATGACAAACAAAAACCGGCCACTAAAGCTTAGTCTCACCAATATCCAAACATAACCATTGCTCTCTCATGAGCCATCTATTCAAGAAAATGCCAACATTTGTTAACTCATATTTTTCCCTCTCAATTACTTTTTTCACAGCGTATTTGGCCATCAATCATACTATCATAGGGAAGACAGGATGACCAGCATAAGTATTCATCGATCTAAATTGCACATCCCGTCCAAAATCCCATCCTTGTGTATACAGGAAGACATTAAGAACAGAGAAAGCATCCAAAAGATAAGTATGATTTCGAGGAATGTCCCACAAGGTTCTACCTCAAAACCTCTAAGATTCATTATTTTTAAACCAACCGCAAACATCATTCCTTACATATATACGTCCAATTATCAATCCTCAAAACCATGAACCACATGCGTGAAAAAGTACCACAAAGAATCTCAATAGTACACAAATTCCCATCTATGATTCGTAAATGTTCATCACACACAGAATTTATGTGAAGCCAGGAATTGACTCCGAAAAAGAAGAACCTATTCGCGATAAGTCAAATGGAAAAACCTAACACATGCATAACAGCGTAAGTCTAGCATACTGCGTAATCATTAATTAAAGTAAATGTTTCTATGATTTCTATAAATGAAATTCTTAATCAAAATTTAACCAAATCAAGTACCGATTTAGATTAGTTATAGATAACTTTTCCTTGGCTCATCCCTGATACAATTTGGTTCTATTTAGCTTCCTATTGGAGCTGTTAAGTTATAGCTAACTACAAATTCATTTAAACATTTGTACGAATTGGAGTTCTATTTTCTAAACCAAAACCCTTCAAACATAAACTTTTTAGAGAAGTAGTTTTGTAATTTCTGTTGGTATATCAAACCTCCCTTTTACCTTCTTAAtctttcttttcaaaatatacAGTATGTGTTTGGTATCATTTATTAAATAACTCGAGCTCAACCATCTAGGACGCATCGCATAGAATAAAAAGCTCCACATATTAAGCAAGTTCttcaaatttcttttttttaggtGAATATGCACCGGTGACCTAATGAGAGTTGAAAATTATTAGATGCACCCGGGTATTTATATGCACATGGGTGGTCCCTCTCAAATTTTCTCCTTACATGTAAGAAGGATAATGTAAGAGGGTGCACCGTGCACCTAATATGTTCTAAATGAGAGTTGCCAATACCATAGATTCCCTCATGTATGTACTACGCTCCTATAAACCGATTGTAACTCATAGACTGCATCCGTGCATAAAAAAAAGTACGTCAAATCAGCAGAATTACACTTTCATTATGTGTCAAATTTTATTCCGATAGCCCACTCACAAAACACTAATATGTAGCTTTCC
This sequence is a window from Spinacia oleracea cultivar Varoflay chromosome 1, BTI_SOV_V1, whole genome shotgun sequence. Protein-coding genes within it:
- the LOC110783963 gene encoding inactive poly [ADP-ribose] polymerase RCD1, which encodes MEGKYAKVLDSGRRVVVDLKRKRAARFATYLARNAIPQLSTLKSSKLGKRKKPDVCKAKCRSCKLASRRSLLRYYANFMKSGLPKRLMFFQNGEWIDHEFELVGLVKEDFEYKEGGVVEVKFKCYHLRLDFVHMVQFNFKTSLEQPIAWIDEDGCCFFPEIYVDDQHGHSLPAIRKNGIHASREIKLQIEIQVNGVGDANLVEYCGESSPVVKRIKVGQNAEIEDSCDKVSDVRMNVNVGENQHLEKNLDTEIEKMSFDLDSDAVKGLFLNGVDSAAGPNILGICPNSAAMRQGRLEVFLKQVEITKKFRGNANVCYAWLASTKEASSGIMTYGLGHFGINQIKSIYGVGVHLTAANCADASANYCDVDENGVRYMVLCRVIMGNMEVVLPGSKQFHPSSESFDSGVDDPENPRHYIVWSMNINTHIYPEYVVSFKVPANREGPLLKNNGNLLTDSVKTGHQNLMDQCKVEAAVDVGNDHPSYITSDGSKERSPSVNSLPKSPWMPFPMLFEVISKQIPRNKMKLLLAFYEIFRNKMISREDFVKELRLIVGDALLRSTISELSYKAAPVNDNMMTVTKQEVGS